tacaaactaccttgactaacctctacccctgcacattgactcggcaccggtgccccctgtatatagactcgttATGTAATTTTGTTTCttacatttttttactttagtttatttagtaaatattttcttaactctatttcttggactgcattgttggttaagggcttgtaagtaagcatttcacgctaaggtctacacctgttgtattcgacgcatgtgacaaataaaatttgatttgaaaatgtgatttgatatagCAGTTTAGTACTGGTTCATGGTATGCCCAACTGACTTGAATGGTCTtctcttaatctctctctctctctctctctctctctctctctctctctctctctctctctctctctacttctctctctctacttctctctctctacttctctctctctacttctctctctctacttctctctctctacttctctctctctctctctctctacttctctctctctctctctctctctctacttctctctctctctctacttctctctctccctccctctctcaggtcCAGGTCTGGTTCAGAGATGTGTGGTGGTACAGAAAGACCAGCTGGGGTTTGGCTTCACCGTGTGTGGCGAGAGGATCAAGCTGGTGCAGAATGTCCGACCAGGTCAGACACACATCCACACAGTAACTGACTTAATTTCTACACGTCTTATATGATGGTTCTGGAATGTTTCTCACCTGTCTCTTCATGCAGGTGGTGCAGCGGTCAAGGCAGGGGTCCACGAGGGAGACAGAATCATAAAGGTTACTCCTCATTTCAAACTTGAACTAAAAACCATCTCTGTCTAGGTCATCAGAGACTCAATACAAtctctctttcttactctctctctccttctctctctttttctcaggtGAACGGCTCGCTGGTGTCGTCCATGTCTCACCAGGAGGTGGTGAAGCTCATCAAGTGTGAGTGTCACTGGTTTCTGTAACGATGATGGTTAAGGTTATGATGACTTTAGGTCTATGCTGTCAGTATGCTGTCGTTGCCAACAGCTGTTTATTaaattctctttctctttttttcctttctctctttttttcctttctctttttttcctttttctttctttcttttctttctttctcctttccttcttctttctctctttctttctttctctctctctctttttatttttctttctttccagCTGGGCCTTATGTTGCCCTGACACTTCAAGGACCGCCCCCTTCAGCAGCCGCCCTCGTCCTACAACCCCTCCCCGCTGACCTCTTACCCAATCAGACGACGTCACTGGAAGGTGAAGCCCCACCACCTCCACCCCTGCCCCCTGGACTTACCAGCACCCCCTCCCAAAGAATTAACAAACCACTACAGGTGAGCACCACATCTGGgtctgtattcataaagcgtctcagacaatgagtactgatctaggatcagttataGCTTTTGGATCATAAGGAATAAGATTATATAGACAAAGGggaactgatcttagatcagtacTCCTATTCTCAGACACTTTATAAATACTGTTCCTGGACCATTGCCTTACAAACACTGACTGGTGTACCAGCTTGACCATAATACTGACCAGATGTTCAAACCAATGTGGTATAACATGGGTCAACATGAGCCTATGAGCCTAACGTTtcttttccctctcctcttctgccaTTGTGTTAGAACCTAGATGTACAGAAACACGCCACAGAGATCCTCAGGAACATGTTGGAACAGGGAGAGGCTGAGCTCCAGGTAACAGTCATAGGATGCACTCGTTTTCAGGGGTGCGCTCGGGCGGGGTCTGGTTTTTCCCGCCCTTGGAAAATTCCTTTGGGGCGGGGCCTTGCTGATCGTGACAATATAAACAAGGAAGTGAAAATtcgaagaaaaaaaataaaaaatctaatttaaGTCACAGGGTTTCAAGTCTCTGTTAAACGATTCCCAGAATCAGTAGAGAATTATTAGGAAATCTGTAATTCTCCGACCAAGATttttggaaaacctgggaatatGGAGAAATGTTGCAAACCCATACAATCAAACCCACTTAGAATGGACACTGATCTGGAATATAGACATACCTGTTCTATATGTTGCATTTCTAGCTGTAATGTTGTGGCCCACTGAATATGCAATGGTAAGGACACTGCTTATGAGAGTATCTATTTAGTTTGACCAATCATCATTGACCATTATCAGTGCCTCTGTTAATGTCACTCTGACCAATCCCGCAGGACTTGATGGAGGAGCTGTCACGGAACCCCTCCCCATCACTGGAGGAGCGAATCGAAAGTGCCAAGAGGCGCGCCCAACAAGTGCGGGTTAAAATCAAGCAAGATCTGGTGAGATGCCTGTGTGCATGACAACAGAACCCTAACAACGCTTAACTAGATCTCTCATTTCCCCACTAGATACTATATATTAGATTGTCATTACCTTAGTTTATAACGTCTTTGTTATTTCTATGTCTCTCAAGGATGGAACTCGCCCCGAAGCTGTGTCCAACTATGTAATAGCAGGAGATGGTTTGTATATGATTTGTTTGTCTATGATTCTCTGAGTTGTGTGCGTTTTTATGATACAAATGCActgatgtaaagtacttaagtaaaacaattaaaataaatcaagtactacttaagtagattttttgggtatctgtactttactatttatatttttgacaacttttacttcactacatttctaaagaaaataatgtacttttttactccatacattttccctgacacccataagaacttgttacattttgaatgcttagcaggacaggaaaatcgtgtaattcacgcacttatcaagagaacatccctggtcatccctccttcctctgatctggcggactcactaaacacaaatgctttgtttgtaaattatgtctaagtgttggagCCCATGCtatcagtaaaaaaaataattaaactcGAAAATTGTGCCCTCTGCTTTGTGTAATATAAGGAATGTTAAACGATttatactttaacttttgatacggaagtatatttttgcagttacatttattttttatatttaagtatattttaaaccaaatcattttactcaagtagtattttactgggtgacttttacttgagtcacttTCTATCAGGATCAGTGTCCAAGGtgtatttacttttactcaagtatgacaattgggtacttttcccaacACTACAAATGTATATAATTTCTCCATTTATCGGCAGCTCGGCTGTCGGTGGACTCAAGTGAAGGAGACTTTCAGGTAAGTAATGTTAGCACCAGATGCACCAgacctttatatatatatatatatatatatatatatatatatatatatatgagagagagtgtgtccttctcctcccccagacctGTGAGAGcccccactcctccccctccttcaggACCCCCCTACGCTGGAGACAGGGCTccgacacacacaccttctctgaCTCGGtgataccaacacacacacacacacacacactcttccactcacacacacgcattcTGATTCTGATTCAGTGAGAAGATTTGTACACATGCACTGCATATATACCCTCTAGTCTGAGTCAGTGATGTGAACAATGTCTcctacacaaatacacacacacgccaaaGGTTTTATTTTCCTAATCCTGACCTCTGTGACATGTCTCTTGGCAGGCTGGGAAGACTCAGATCATTGGCcccgaggaggaagaggacgacaGCTATGCACTCAATGAGGTGAGACCGTCtttatcagcaaacatcacttACCTCATCTACGTATCCTGCATCTCACATCTGTGGAACTatatgaatctctctctctctacgtctctctccctctctttccccttcctctctctttccctacttCAGATGGACGGTCCATTTCAGGACATAGAGCTTCTCAAGTCGCGACCGGCCCATATGATGGTGTTCATGAGATATGTCTTCAGCCAGCTACTGGATCCCAACTCACTGGTCAGTGTCTGACCCTAAGGACTGCTATTGACTGTTGTTCCACCTCTTACATGGGAACTTATCTGGTGTGTGTGTCGTCTCTCTACAACAGCTGTTCTACCTGTCGGTGGAGGCCTACCTGGGCTCCAGCCCTAAAGACGCCCGTGCCCTCGCGCCTCAGATCTGCTCCCACTTCCTGGACCCTGACGCTGTGCGTTTCTCATTGGTTTATTCAGTTAATTAATTCAGTGAATTAGTCTTAATCAATTAGACCGGACCATTTAATAATCTTGCAAGATTTTAAAGTATTCTTGTAGTAACGGTTGTAGTTACGGTtccttacattttttatttaattttcagCTGTTAAAAATCAGAGTACGAGAAGAGTACCTGACTGATATAGGTAAGATCCAACTCAACATACTAACGTTACTGTGATGGTTTTATTTtgagttaacctttatttaaccagccaagtcaattaagaacaaattcttatttgcaatgatggCCTGGCAAgaagcaaaaggcctcctgtggggacgggggttACAATAAAAAACAACAATGTAAGACAAAACggacaacacagacagaagaCTGGCAACAGCACAAATACAACAGCaaacaaactgtgtgtgtgtaggcatgtGTGTGAAGTAAAACATGTTTCCTCACAGAAGGCAACGCAAACTAGTGACATGGGGTGACAACTATAAACAGCTACATGTCTCAACAACCTGTTCATCTATTTGCCCTTTGACCTCCTCCAGGGACACCAGGTCATGGGGTTTTAGgttggctgggagggagggaattCCACGACCAGGGGGCTGAGTAATGAAATGACCTTTTTCCATGCTCTGTAAACATTTTTGGGACTGTTAGCATAAAACAAGATTAAGATCTGAGCTTGTTTTAATTTCGAGCTAGAAGAGAGGATAGATAAAATGAGCGGTGTTTGAGCCTGCGTGTTGCTAGTGATGTCCACCCGACAGCACTGTAGAGATTGGTGACAAAActaaggctgcatgatacacAGTCAAGAGCCTTCAGTATAGAGCTTGAGGATTGCACATGAACAGTATCACCATAGTCCAACACGGAGAGAAAAGCACAACTAATCAACTATTTTCTGGCGGCAAAGGAAAAACAAGCTCAACTTCTCATCCACCCAAACTCCCAGTTATTTGTACGTTTTGACATGCTCTATAGAATGTCCTTCCAAGGTACTAATTACATGTTTTTCAGAGTGTTTACTCTTGGGGaaataccatgcattttgttttacaggAATTCAGAACAAGCTTCAAATCTTCCAGATTCTGTTGAATGATGTTTTAAAGCCGTTTGAGCTTTGTCAAAAGCTGAAGGGAAATTGCTGCCACTTAATAAGTAAACAGTGTCACCTGCATAGAAATGTACACCTTTAGTCTCAATATGGCTCCCAATGTTGATGATCTAGATAATAAACCACAGGGGACCTAAAATGGATCCTTGAGGAACACCTAATTGCAGCTCTATGGTGTCAGATTTACAACCATCTGCCTTAACACACTGGGTTTGATTTGACTGGTAGTTTACAAACCCCTCCAGCGcatgaccagtaatggtagttgTGTAAAGTGGTCAGTCTTAACTCTGTCAGTACAGGGTTGTGATTCTAGTTCAGTCTGTAGTAAGTCTTACTGTGAGGTGTTGTGTCCTGTCCCAGAGAGTCGTCTCCATGCCCAGGAGGACATCAGGGGACCTCTGTCTGAGCTCCAACAGCAGGTGCTGCCTGACATTCAGGACCAAATACAGGACTACAGGTACAGTCTATGGGACAAGCTGAATCATCTGGAGGGGTGTCTGtgtttgacagtgtgtgtgtgtatatgaaacCCATTGGTGTGTGCATTGAGGCTTGTGCTAAATGCAGATAATGGCCgtgtgtatgttattgtgtttgttagagttgggcgatatggacaaaaacAGATTGTGATAAATTGCCTGACTGGATCGATTTAACTTTAGAACATTCATGTGCAACACAGGTTTTAAACGatcctttaaactactactagtttgatggttgtagccaTCAACTGTCCCATCAACAATCACCCATATTATCAAACctatttcatttcaaacttcacatttctctgtTATAGGCTACTTATCGTAATGAAAGGGAAggtggggatacctagtcagttgtacaactgaacacattcaactgaaatgtatcttctgcatttaacccaacccctctgaatcagaatggtgcgggggggggggctgccttaatcgacatccacgtcatcggcgcccggggaacagtgggttaactggcagAACGATGTAAttttgccttgtcagctcgggaacgATATCAGCATAATGCCTGCGACGAGTGGATCGGTCGGTTTGGATCATTTTCAGTTTATCGTCTCAGCTGTAGTTTGTGTGTATTGAAGGTTATGTGTGTGACCTTTGAACTTGTGTGGTatgacgtgtgtgtttgtgtaggaaCAAGCAGATGATGGGTCTGGGCTCTCTGTTTGGAGAGGGAGACCTGCAGCAGCTGGATGGAGACCCAGCCAAGGAGAAACAGGTGGTGGACAGACAGGTCACTGCTCTCTGGGAGATACTGTGAGTTGGAACGTTTAGCTATGAAACAACATGTTTATCCCATGTGACCttatcaggaaaaactctgggcccctATATATGCAATGCATTCTAAGGGAGATACAGTAAATAGGACTGCTAAGATGGCAACAAATAACAGACATTGTTACTTTTGTGCTTTGCTGCGATGGTTCAGTGTTAGCATAGCAAAACAGTAACTACGGTAGGACAGTGACTGAGCCAGCTGGCAGTAGAGGGAGCTCAACTAGCCTCAACATCTCACCGTACCAAAGGTCAGAGTGTGATCACTGATCACTCGGGAGGCTCTGCAGGTAACCTCGAGCCGCGGCGGCCCTACCCACATGATGTTTGTtacacacacctactcactccTATCACATGACTCACTGCTAGGTAGAAACAAAACAGGTCACCTTGTTTTTTATCagcaaggattttttttttttacaccttgtTCAACAGGACCGAGCCACTTTGGAACTAAGCCAGAGACCTTATTAAAAGAGAGGTTGTTGTTTTTGTGCAGAAGAGTGCGAGAGTGAAGAAGCTAACAGTTGTTTTTCTGTGTGTTGCAGCTCGAAGCACGAAGACGACAGAAGGTAATAAAAGTCGGAGCGTCTCATGTCTGTTGCTGGAACGTGATTGAATAATAATGCTTGTTTTTTTGTGTAAACGTACCCTTCTCCATTCTGTTATttatcttcctctctttctttgtctcttttCCGCGTTTCTTTCTCTTTCCCGTTACCTTTTTCACActcgctctcccccctctctcttaccctcactgcctctctctttccttccctctcccccctctctctcgccctcacactgcctctctctttccttccctctcccccctctctctcgccctcacactgcctctctctttccttccctctcccccctctctctcgccctcacactgcctctctctttccttccctctcccccctctctctttccttccctctcccccctctcactgcctctctctttccttccctctcccccctctctctcgccctcacactgcctctctctttccttccctctcccccctctctctcgccctcacactgcctctctctttccttccctctcccccctctatctcgcCCTCACactgcctctctctttccttccctctcccccccctctctcgccctcacactgcctctctctttccttccctctcccccctctctcgccctcacactgcctctctctttccttccctctcccccctctctctcgccctcacactgcctctctctttccttccctctccctcctcagtTCTCCTCTAGCCTCTGCGGTGCTGCTGTACCTCCGTCACTCAGGCATTAAGCTGAGGGACTCCAGGGTGTTTCCAGGACTCAGCACTGAGAAGGAGAAGTGGCTCGCCTTTTTCCCCAAGACCAAGAAGGTAGGAGCTGGGTCAAAGGTCGAATACTGTGTTCTGGGTCATATTCAGTAGgcacttgtccaataagaaacgtttGCTTGAATTTTTACTATGCAAAACAAAAAACGTTCTCAATGTCCAAGTTGTGCTTGAAATGATTGTTTTACATCACAGAGCTTTACTGTTGTTTACTTCTACAGCTGAGCAGTGCAAAgaaagagaaggatggagaggacaggaagagaaaCCCCATCCTGAAGTATATCGGCAAGCCCAGGAGCACCTCCCAGTCcagtaactacacacacacactgagacagacacacagacgggtacacacaaacacagacaaacacacacacattctgttttCATCGTAACAGTATGATTTAATTCCCGTTACCTCATCCTTCGTTTTGACCCTCGTTGATCAATTTTTCGTCTCATGTTTTCTTTTGCTTCACTTTGATTTCCCAGCGTTCCATGTCCCCTTGTCGCCCACTGAAGGTATGTCATTTATTATTTTGAATATCTTATTTTatcttcttttctttttttcagtGTTTTCTCAGCTTATTTTAAAACatgataatatataataataaatgcCATTTAGCAAACACTTTTTTTATCCAAAGAGACTTGATGTACTGTTATTGCTTTcactttggggttttaggctgggtatcagtAAAGCACTCTGTAACAACTGCTGATTTCTAAaatgggctttataaaatacatttgattcatttgatgttctgtgtgtgtgtaccctgtCTCGTCTCCTCTCAGTGCGTCCTGGCAGTGTGAGGAACATCATCCAGCAGTTTGAGAACCACCCAGAGATCCCCGGGGAGGAGGGGGACGAGGGAGACCTCCAGAGACTGTCCTCCAGCAGCCTGGGAGAGGACAGTATGGACAGGTATCAGAGAGAGCGGTGTGTCAGGTCTATTGTGCACAATTGTTTGTGTGTCAAGATTGTACATTTTTACttatgtgtttctctctctctcttttcctctctcgctgtctctttctcAGCCCTATGGTGTCGGTGCGTCTGGCTCGTAGTGAGTCTCTGAAGGCGCAAGGGGAGGGGCGTCGGCGGGGCGGGGCTTCAGGAGTGGAGACAGTCCCTCGTTCCCGTAGCGACGTGGACATGGAGGACTGTGGGGAGGAGATAGAGGGGCCGGGCCTGACACCCCTACACCACAGCGCCTCCTCCTCAGCCACCAGTAGCTCAGCACGgtgagactacacacacacacacacacacacacatatatgaaaccacacacattgcacaaactcacacacagacactgttTCGGAACACACTGTAGGATCCACATGCTCCTGATGGGGTGGTTGAGCAGCATCATTGTAGCACAGAATAAAGaaaacagaatagaaccagatcTGATTGGTTTTTCCTCCTCAGATCCTTGGAGAACCCCACGCCTCCATGCACCCCTCGGTCGTCTAGACGACAGTAAGTCATCACTACAACCTACTGAGGTCTTCAACTTTGATGGACCTGGAAGTATattaaaacatctctctctctctctgtgcttctgtgcgcgcgcgcgtgtgtgtgtgtaggtttgaGGAGTCCCCGGTGGCCCTGCTCCCTGATGCCCCAGCCCTAGAGGATGACGTGGTGGACAGTCATAACTGGCAGGAGACAGTGGCCCCTCAGGTCCTGGCTACTCTCTGTCCCCGAGAGGTGGACCGACAGGCCATCATCTACGGTAAACAAACACTGCTTGACCATTGGGTAGCAGCAGAGGAATGTGCAAGGATACATTCAGGCCTAGAGGAACACGTGAAAACTTTATGCATCTACAACTGGGCCTTTATCCTGTCTAAACATAGCCACTGTATATCTGACTGGAACTAACAACTTCTATTCTGTTATTTTCAGAAGTAAATATTATTAGATTGTTATATTTAcattcttctctctgtctcccccttcctctcacctctcccgccattcctccctccatcctctcccccccccctctctctcctcagagtTGTTGACGACAGAGGCGTCTCACCTGCGTACTCTCAGGGTCTTGGATCAGGTGTTTTTCCAGAAGATGAGGTGTGTTCTGAGCTCTGACGAGCTGGCCTGCATCTTCCCCAACCTGCCTCAGGTCTACCAACTACATGGtcagtgtgtgtgcttgtgtgttacTCAGTTCTGTCAATAGGTATTCAGGCAAATGTGAATCTAAAGATCTGATAAGATTGTGTTGCATTAAAGAGGTTCTCCGTTTGTGGTATCGCTGTGTAAATATAATATGTTTTAATGGCTTTAGGTGCTGCATGGTAGAGAAGCACTGTTTTAGCGTTGCCTTTGATTTGGTAGTCAGTCTCATTGACGTTAAGCTCAATGTTATTGTGTTTGATCAACGTTGCTTCAATGCTTTTGTTTGATCAACGTTGTTCCACCGTTGTTATTGCGTTGCAGTGAGCCTGTGTGAAGCCATGAAAAAGAAAAGGGAATCTCCCATCGTTCAGGGCATCGGTGACATCATGCTGGCCAGGGTGAGTTGAACTAGCTAATCACGTCAtcccggtcccgtgtggctcagttggtacagCATGGTGCTTggaacgccagggttgtgggttctattcccagggggaccagtatgaaaatgtatgaacccactactgtaagtcgttctggataagagtgtctgctaaatgactccctcagtctttgttttactatcccttcaaatcaaatgttattggtcgcatattTACATATTTAGCAGTGTTAGCATGTTCATCAGTGAGATGGAGTGTTACGTTGTTAGCGGTCAGTTTGAGGGCTCAGCTGTTGATAACACCTGTCCAATAGTTTTCAATCATATGCTTattgagtgaacaaaacattaggaacaccttcctaatattgagttgtacccccctTTGCTCTCAACAGCCTCAATTggtcgggcatggactctacaaggtgttaaaagcgttccacagggatgctggcccatgttgactccaatgcttcctacagttgtgtcaaggtgGCTTGATgtactttgggtggtggaccattcttgatacacacgggaaactgttgagtgaaaaacccagcaacgttgcagttcttgacacaaactggtgcgcctggcacctactaccataccccgttcaaaggcacttaaatattttgtcttgcccattcaccctttgaatggcacacatacacaatccatgtatactggagcctcagaatggaatgagttgcctctgcctataaaaacaacatcctctctgggcagctttaaaaataaagtaaaatctgtttgatgtcttctgtgcccatatgaataacccctatgatgtaactggaatgacgagatagatgttcttcttctctgtttttgtttaattatttcactgccatactgtgttcgatcttgtctagccatcttatctcaagaggaccacaatggaaataagtcccagactttattgtgtgttatcctcgatgattttattcatgtgtatgtatggctttttcaagttttatgtgtgcttgttttttttttaaatggtcaaattaataaactaaactaaaatccatgtctcaattgtcaaaaaggcttaaaaatccttctttaacctatctCCCCTTCATttatactgattgaagtgaatttaacaagtgacttcaataagggatcatagatttcacctggtcagtctgtcatggacagagcaggtgtccttaatgttttgtacacacagtgtatattgtgttgtgttttgaCTGGGATATcggtgtgtacctgtgtgttagTTTGAGGGCGTGGCGGGGGAGGAGTTTCAGGAGCAGGCGTCCCACCTGTGCAGCCAGCAGTCTCAGGCTCTGGAACTCATTAAGAACAAGCAGCGCAAAGACCCTCGCTTCACACACATCATCCAGGTAACACACACGCATCACCCAGGTAACACACATACATGCAGTCACAATGGCTTTTCCGCTAATTGATTTGATTGTTTGATGTATTGTCAGGAGTGTGAGGCCAGTCCTCACTGTAGGAGGCTGCAGCTGAAGGACCTGCTGGTGTCTGAGACACAGAGACTCACCAAGTACCCTCTGTTACTGGACAACATCATCAAACACACAGAGGGTACGTAGGATCTATCATCCGCCtccatatctctctttctctctctcttatttatATAGAGAATCTCTCACACTCATACTCACCAAGTACCCTCTGTTACTGGACAACATCATCAAACACACAGAGGGTACGTAGGATCCATCATCCGCCtccatatctctctttctctctctcttatttatATAGAGAATCTCTCACACTCATTCTCACCAAGTACCCTCTGTtactggacatcacacacactgatAGTCTGACAGTTTAGCACCAGTGGTCTTCATTAAGTTACTGTTAGATGATATGCTAGTCTTAGTAGTTAGGTGATATGTTAGTCTTAGTAGTTAGGTGATATGTTAGTCTTAGTAGTTAGGTGATATGTTAGTCTTAGTAGTTAGGTGATATGTTAGTCTTAGTAGTTAGGTGATATGTTAGTCTTAGTAGTTGGGTGATATGCTAGTCTTAGTAGTTAGGTGATATGTTAGTCTTAGTAGTTAGGTGATATGTTAGTCTTAGTAGTTAGGTGATATGTTAGTCTTAGTAGTTGGGTGACATGTTAGTCTTAGTAGTTAGGTGATATGTTAGTCTTAGTAGTTAGGTGATATGTTAGTCTTAGTAGTTAGGTGACATGTTAGTCTTAGTAGTTGGGTGATATGTTAGTCTTAGTAGTTAGGTGACATGTTAGTCTTAGTAGTTAGGTGATATGTTAGTCTTAGTAGTTAGGTGACATGTTAGTCTTAGTAGTTAGGTGATATGTTAGTCTTAGTAGTTAGGTGACATGTTAGTCTTAGTAGTTAGGTGATATGCTAGTCTTAGTATGGATTGTCTTAGTATTTGGAactccggagttccaaattaagcagcagcagctgaaaagatgagctcctacaaatattgaaatttaaatgtttttttagagtaaagtacatcgaaaaaaatctaaagaaaactgcaaactgaataggagaccaaacaagcagcaaacaaagaagaaaggcttttgaaaaagtaacaatttttcataaaattataccgttttcttagctagctaagttgtttacctgttgctaggcagttgctagggacattcctgaaagaagctagctagctaacaaggagtgtctagttggcagaagagaagaagggacaaagtgggacaaaataaggacagaaaaaaagggaaaggggacattaaggtgaagcagtcctctaaagacacaaaagacaataatacaagaaacaacacttctattgcctctccctttacgatacgcacttccggtttggtttggagcgagtagttgcattccgctttgctccacaggtagtattacaggtagtattacatttcatttcattacagtacaacagtttgatttgtttgatcttagctggctacatagccgtctttgtatccaagataattgtgtagtctagagtaattgtcgaggttacctagccagttagaggttacctagccagctacactttcaaacaaagtcaacaacgcagccactgc
The DNA window shown above is from Salvelinus alpinus chromosome 31, SLU_Salpinus.1, whole genome shotgun sequence and carries:
- the LOC139561788 gene encoding rho guanine nucleotide exchange factor 11-like isoform X5 — protein: MSLRTPTSTLDSPFAAWLSSLTIGDSERNTSSGQQREPPADIPPENTGPGLVQRCVVVQKDQLGFGFTVCGERIKLVQNVRPGGAAVKAGVHEGDRIIKVNGSLVSSMSHQEVVKLIKSGPYVALTLQGPPPSAAALVLQPLPADLLPNQTTSLEGEAPPPPPLPPGLTSTPSQRINKPLQNLDVQKHATEILRNMLEQGEAELQDLMEELSRNPSPSLEERIESAKRRAQQVRVKIKQDLDGTRPEAVSNYVIAGDARLSVDSSEGDFQTCESPHSSPSFRTPLRWRQGSDTHTFSDSAGKTQIIGPEEEEDDSYALNEMDGPFQDIELLKSRPAHMMVFMRYVFSQLLDPNSLLFYLSVEAYLGSSPKDARALAPQICSHFLDPDALLKIRVREEYLTDIESRLHAQEDIRGPLSELQQQVLPDIQDQIQDYRNKQMMGLGSLFGEGDLQQLDGDPAKEKQVVDRQVTALWEILSKHEDDRSSPLASAVLLYLRHSGIKLRDSRVFPGLSTEKEKWLAFFPKTKKLSSAKKEKDGEDRKRNPILKYIGKPRSTSQSTFHVPLSPTEVRPGSVRNIIQQFENHPEIPGEEGDEGDLQRLSSSSLGEDSMDSPMVSVRLARSESLKAQGEGRRRGGASGVETVPRSRSDVDMEDCGEEIEGPGLTPLHHSASSSATSSSARSLENPTPPCTPRSSRRQFEESPVALLPDAPALEDDVVDSHNWQETVAPQVLATLCPREVDRQAIIYELLTTEASHLRTLRVLDQVFFQKMRCVLSSDELACIFPNLPQVYQLHVSLCEAMKKKRESPIVQGIGDIMLARFEGVAGEEFQEQASHLCSQQSQALELIKNKQRKDPRFTHIIQECEASPHCRRLQLKDLLVSETQRLTKYPLLLDNIIKHTEAGSTDLPPLQRAQACCRGILQAVNEVVRETEHRQRLNQYQRRLDPTPQFKSLDLTSKTMIHEGPLTWKVNKDKTLEIQALLLSDLLVLLQRGPDDRLLLRCPSRWLGGGGGGSGDTKASFSPVVQLDSLLVRSVATDNKALYIISTTERKIYELVAGTSSEKNTWKDQLEKTISLVAGSSPSTNNRSTPVFSPNLGNASPVSTGSHVYQSDDSMTEQVVLMETDSPNDEDNELARTTPTDQSGAFLCGEGRDYVKRRIGVAEAALEDVETLRQLIFRDLEEDGWSHGSDGTPTNEAANESSLFNDQQRPTSSETLLSVSSSQWEAEHAEAPPSEVESPSVHVVRKGNVFYLVMPTEQGEGLLDESHTDEVNDPPTTTELPDLEQEVISSPVQTHEKEGQVASIMSAGNQSERGNLSLQEGQSQSRKSLQSHIIKNVDYIFHTIEELMRKLHQLRDIETAHHQLLKTLREPPVNPESGDLFCIQATVVRTPFLDRDPGDGKEASPAEPAKLKILSTGF